A genomic region of Anaerolineae bacterium contains the following coding sequences:
- the groES gene encoding co-chaperone GroES — translation MSMSIKLRPLNDRIVVKPFEGEEKTASGLYLPETAKEKPQQGEVLAVGPGRFDEDGKKRIPMEVKVGDQVLFAKYGGTEIKLDNEKLLILKESDVLAVIEK, via the coding sequence CTGAGTATGTCCATCAAACTACGCCCGCTGAATGATCGGATCGTGGTCAAGCCGTTTGAGGGCGAGGAGAAGACCGCGAGCGGGCTTTACCTGCCGGAAACGGCTAAGGAAAAGCCCCAGCAGGGTGAAGTCCTGGCGGTTGGCCCGGGGCGCTTTGATGAAGACGGCAAGAAGCGCATTCCTATGGAAGTCAAGGTCGGCGATCAGGTACTGTTCGCCAAGTACGGCGGCACCGAGATCAAGCTCGACAATGAGAAGCTGCTGATCCTCAAGGAAAGCGACGTCCTGGCGGTTATCGAGAAGTAA